A genomic stretch from Psilocybe cubensis strain MGC-MH-2018 chromosome 1, whole genome shotgun sequence includes:
- a CDS encoding Transcription initiation factor TFIID subunit 2, giving the protein MGGPSETQDCHRHPELKRKIYSALQESDEGELSIAIPAEVALKHSSHSSTGISFPNDVSTPEPQTPGFNQSNGLVPEFSPIVVHIAYSLRNPVDGFEFVLPSDAYPFRVPHAYTSPTSPDSARCWVPCLDNLWEKCTWEFEFVVPRYLEERDLQNDDDELSEASPTIVVCSGELVEQVAHPYNSNKTIFLFSQAVLTSVQHIAFAAGPFHLLSIPPDNIAEEPSGSSQPLMYAFCLPGQEQLLSSSTTCLRSAMTFYTSECGSYPFGSYKIVFVDQLPTQRFDSATLSIVTTDLLHGEDALEQAIETRHALGHALACQWAGINIIPKSWSDLWLVNGLALYITGLFMRKLFGNNDYRFRLKKDMQRVVDWDMGGMPPICQPQVLDPPDSVTLPFINLKAPLVLHILDRRLGKSGTSLGLSRVLPKLFLSAISGELQNNALSTHTFLRTCRKVSGVDPRSFAEQWIYGSGCPSFSFSASFNRKKMAVEITMRQEAPAHSVLENNEISKLLMKPVPFFEGQMTIRIHEADGTPYEHVLDIRSPFKRYEVPFNTKYKRVRRNTKRYLARQAAAQAAAEGDAEAAEAMGMVDMSFGLDIWEKEQERENWKVADWTEEDEGIMSGATYEWIRMDADFEWIANIKFEQPDFMWVSQLQRDRDVVAQLEAVNALAEKPTAIVSSTLTKTVLVSSYYFRIRCEAATALVNCAVRKLDFLGLFHLFKLFLRYCYDPEDPNQDLFSHKYVPKPNDFSDLSEYFVRKSLVTAISQVRFENGKTPSVVRQFFIDQLRYNDNTSNPYSDGFYISTIISAAAHANVSTAPPERGELLPSETRTEYTAEDMDLVKQTRTEVDRYRSMDRLIPSPHNIVTISALEFYMMLGIANLVPSHPRIFFPFTREGNFTQVRIAAFDGLFLTKWYTPQIMRYILAVMANDPSKVVKRHVARNACYSLALLVQMGEMKSTSKEAEALLIEEDGNSQEKAKESKRSEMETMIKVLRKDREVGKNEILREFLMPIALNPDLDHEVRWCILKLADLLIRPVEESPPSVKIHIPSTPVLDTAPMLPAVKVPPKVPRVIKSGGPPIKSPLVTLNPPTKLKLPASPMLESTSLKPLPPTPVPEAPKKVVNFAKPDLPPKVPKSLKARPSTTPAPVHSSTSKVAKVTTKPAHVPKAQSGGMSLNDLKATRAALKKLKSNKHAVIFLQPVDPIRDHAPNYFNIIKDPMDLGTMGAKLEEGLYKDRFAFQADFKLMVNNAKLYNVAGSFVHNEAIILETIFEKQWAVINKTLAATDNARPPPPIPAASSPPVVQAPKPQPRIISASRTPAPPPSAPSPAERRPEPQRNETTSSVASTSRPMIKLKVASQSKASVEPNERAPDNTKPLKRKSKPSELPTVLDAPPPPYVDDGSHDILQEVLAIEREKNEQRHRISDRERPESATSSGKRRKLDVEEDILALAATSKKERPTPPGPSNNIKIHKNSPVSTPRPSEPPAKPKKDRLAESSNTSRSSVPIDQPLPPSLKGKEREVSKPSPSSTPTPAPQNKPRKPTQTTPINVKKCKELMKVLCKLPESGIFLRPVDIVLDGCPTYYDEIENPMDFGTISSKLNDGRYVTMEEFKADVELVFSNCRQFNPPGTSPTIIVAVVEKVFRKEWPKAMERKLSWTEKRGLQGVLNTLSKDPMCWIFQNPVDPIALGIPTYFDVIPKKDARDLKTIRQKLDTDKYDSVEAFEADVELMFHNAIKFNGIDSEVGVITVSLREQFRTLVAGWKSGPSKKRKEGDHGTPQPVAKKLKTG; this is encoded by the exons ATGGGAGGCCCTTCAGAGACTCAAGATTGCCATAGGCATCCCGAACTAAAACGAAAGATTTATTCTGCTCTTCAAGAAAGTGATGAAGGGGAACTATCTATCGCAATACCAGCAGAGGTTGCTCTCAAACATTCGAGCCACTCTTCAACCGGTATTTCGTTCCCGAACGATG TGTCCACTCCGGAACCACAAACACCGGGGTTTAACCAATCCAACGGTCTCGTACCCGAATTCTCTCCTATAGTGGTCCACATTGCCTACAGCCTTCGAAATCCTGTTGATGGATTTGAGTTCGTGTTGCCTAGTGATGCCTATCCATTC CGCGTACCTCATGCATATACCTCTCCCACCTCTCCTGACTCCGCGAGATGCTGGGTTCCCTGCTTAGATAACCTATGGGAAAAATGCACTTGGGAATTTGAATTCGTCGTTCCTAGATATCTGGAAGAACGGGATTTACAgaacgatgatgatgaattgAGTGAAGCAAGCCCAACAATCGTGGTGTGTAGTGGTGAACTCGTAGAACAG GTCGCCCATCCATACAATTCAAACAAAACTATTTTCCTATTTTCCCAAGCCGTTCTAACATCAGTCCAACATATTGCTTTCGCCGCTGGGCCATTCCATTTACTTTCAATACCCCCTGATAATATTGCCGAGGAGCCTTCTGGGTCCTCACAGCCTCTAATGTACGCATTTTGCCTGCCCGGACAAGAACAACTCCTCAGTTCCTCGACCACCTGCCTTCGGTCTGCCATGACGTTCTATACATCTGAATGCGGTTCATATCCATTTGGATCCTACAAGATCGTATTTGTTGACCAACTGCCCACCCAACGATTTGACAGCGCTACACTGTCTATTGTAACTACAGATCTATTACATGGCGAGGACGCCCTTGAACAGGCTATAGAAACAAGGCACGCCCTTGGCCATGCACTTGCATGTCAGTGGGCAGGGATTAACATCATTCCAAAGAGCTGGTCGGATCTTTGGCTTGTCAATGGCCTGGCATTGTATATCACCGGTCTCTTCATGAGGAAGCTCTTTGGTAACAACGATTACCGTTTCCGGCTGAAGAAAGACATGCAAAGGGTGGTAGACTGGGACATGGGGGGGATGCCACCAATATGTCAACCACAAGTTCTGGATCCTCCAGATTCAGTCACTTTACCCTTCATCAACCTCAAAGCGCCGCTGGTACTTCATATTCTTGACCGAAGGCTAGGTAAATCCGGCACTTCACTTGGTCTCAGTCGGGTTTTACCAAAGCTTTTCTTATCTGCGATCAGCGGGGAACTTCAAAACAATGCTCTTTCTACGCATACATTTCTTAGGACATGTCGGAAAGTCAGTGGTGTAGATCCACGGAGTTTTGCGGAACAGTGGATATACGGAAGTGGTTGTCCATCCTTTTCGTTCTCGGCTTCGTTCAACCGAAAGAAAATGGCAGTCGAAATCACAATGCGACAAGAGGCTCCTGCTCATTCCGTGCTAGAAAATAACGAGATATCCAAGCTCTTGATGAAGCCTGTTCCATTTTTTGAG GGTCAAATGACTATTCGGATTCATGAAGCGGACGGGACACCCTACGAACACGTTCTTGATATACGGAGTCCTTTTAAACGTTATGAAGTACCTTTCAATACAAAATACAAGCGAGTACGCCGCAATACGAAGCGGTATCTCGCTCGGCAAGCTGCTGCCCAAGCTGCGGCCGAGGGCGATGCGGAGGCAGCCGAAGCTATGGGCATGGTGGATATGAGCTTTGGTTTGGATATCTGGGAGAaagagcaagagagagagaattGGAAAGTCGCTGATTGGacggaagaagacgaagggaTTATGAGTGGCGCGACCTACGAGTGGATACGAATGGACGCAGATTTTGAATGGATAGCGAATATCAAGTTTGAGCAGCCTGACTTTATGTGGGTTTCGCAACTGCAGAGAGATAGGGATGTTGTAGCGCAACTTGAG GCCGTAAATGCCCTTGCCGAGAAGCCTACAGCAATTGTTTCCAGCACTTTGACGAAGACGGTGTTGGTATCCAGCTACTACTTTCGGATTCGTTGCGAGGCGGCTACGGCATTGGTTAAC TGTGCTGTGCGCAAACTCGATTTTTTGGGGCTCTTCCATCTTTTCAAGCTCTTTTTGCGATATTGTTACGATCCGGAAGACCCAAACCAAGATCTCTTTTCACATAAATACGTACCCAAGCCCAACGATTTTTCTGATCTTTCTGAATACTTCGTCCGCAAG AGTCTGGTTACTGCGATATCTCAAGTCCGCTTCGAAAATGGCAAAACACCGTCCGTCGTACGACAATTCTTCATTGACCAACTGCGTTATAACGATAACACTTCCAATCCT TATTCTGATGGATTTTACATCAGTACCATAatttctgctgctgctcatGCTAATGTTTCTACAGCTCCTCCCGAACGTGGAGAGCTTCTACCCTCTGAAACTCGCACTGAATATACAGCAGAGGATATGGACCTCGTCAAACAAACGCGAACTGAAGTCGATCGTTACCGCAGTATGGATAGACTTATCCCTTCTCCCCACAACATTGTTACAATTTCTGCTCTTGAG TTTTACATGATGCTCGGTATTGCCAATCTTGTACCAAGTCATCCCCgaattttctttccttttacAAG GGAAGGAAACTTTACTCAAGTTCGGATCGCTGCATTTGACGGTCTTTTTCTCACAAAATGGTATACCCCTCAAATTATGCGATATATACTGGCCGTAATGGCCAATGATCCTTCCAAAGTTGTTAAGCGACATGTTGCCCGCAACGCTTGCTACAGTTTGGCCCTCCTTGTCCAAATGGGCGAAATGAAGTCTACGTCAAAAGAGGCTGAGGCCCTTCTCATCGAAGAGGACGGCAACTCTCAAGAAAAGGCTAAAGAATCGAAGAGGAGCGAAATGGAAACTATGATCAAAGTTTTACGCAAAGATCGCGAAGTTGGCAAGAATGAAATATTAAGAGAATTCCTAATGCCCATTGCGCT AAATCCTGACCTTGATCATGAAGTTAGATGGTGTATCCTCAAACTCGCCGATCTCCTTATTCGCCCTGTTGAAGAGTCGCCTCCATCTGTGAAGATCCACATCCCAAGCACTCCGGTACTCGACACAGCGCCTATGTTGCCTGCTGTCAAAGTACCTCCCAAAGTACCGAGAGTCATCAAATCGGGTGGACCACCCATCAAATCACCCCTCGTCACACTTAATCCTCCCACAAAGCTAAAATTGCCTGCTAGTCCAATGCTAGAGAGCACTTCATTAAAGCCTCTACCTCCTACACCAGTGCCTGAAGCTCCTAAGAAAGTGGTGAATTTTGCCAAACCGGATTTGCCTCCGAAAGTTCCTAAATCATTGAAAGCTCGACCCTCAACGACTCCAGCTCCAGTCCACTCCTCAACTTCCAAGGTGGCCAAAGTTACAACCAAACCTGCTCATGTGCCTAAAGCCCAATCGGGAGGAATGTCGCTTAATGATCTTAAAGCTACAAGAGCtgccttgaagaagctcaAATCAAACAAACATGCTGTAATATTTTTGCAACCTGTCGACCCCATCAGAGATCATGCACCGAA TTACTTTAACATTATCAAAGACCCCATGGACCTTGGTACTATGGGCGCCAAGTTGGAGGAAGGATTGTACAAAGATAGATTTGCTTTCCAGGCAGATTTCAAGTTGATGGTGAACAATGCCAAGTTGTACAATGTCGCGGGTAGTTTTGTTCACAATGAGGCTATCATCCTGGAAACAATATTCGAGAAAC AATGGGCGGTCATCAATAAAACTTTGGCGGCAACTGATAATGCGCGGCCCCCTCCTCCGATTCCAGCTGCTTCCTCTCCCCCTGTTGTTCAAGCCCCTAAACCACAACCCCGGATCATCTCTGCTTCAAGAACCCCTGCCCCCCCTCCTTCTGCCCCATCTCCTGCTGAACGACGCCCAGAACCACAGCGAAATGAGACAACATCTTCGGTTGCATCAACGTCTCGGCCGATGATCAAGTTGAAAGTTGCTTCCCAAAGCAAGGCGTCAGTAGAACCCAATGAAAGGGCACCAGACAATACTAAACCCCTTAAGCGGAAGTCTAAACCGTCTGAACTACCGACAGTACTTGATgcccctcctccaccctaCGTCGATGACGGGTCACATGACATTCTTCAGGAAGTGCTTGCTATCGAGCGAGAGAAGAATGAACAACGCCATCGAATCTCTGACAGAGAAAGACCAGAGTCCGCAACAAGCTCGGGCAAACGACGGAAACTGGACGTGGAAGAAGATATTTTGGCATTGGCAGCTACTTCCAAAAAGGAGCGCCCAACACCCCCTGGACCATCCAACAATATCAAGATTCACAAGAACTCACCAGTATCAACTCCAAGGCCTAGCGAACCTCCGGCCAAGCCCAAGAAGGATAGATTGGCCGAATCATCGAATACATCACGTTCATCGGTACCCATTGACCAGCCACTTCCACCGTCGCTGAAGGGCAAGGAAAGAGAGGTTTCTAAGCCATCCCCTTCCTCTACGCCTACTCCTGCTCCACAGAATAAGCCTCGCAAACCTACACAGACGACTCCTATTAACGTGAAGAAGTGTAAAGAGCTCATGAAAGTTTTGTGCAAACTGCCTGAGTCTGGGATATTTTTGCGACCTGTTGATATTGTTCTAGACGGGTGCCCAAC TTATTATGACGAAATTGAAAACCCCATGGATTTTGGTACTATATCCTCTAAATTGAACGATGGCAGATACGTGACCATGGAGGAATTCAAGGCGGATGTCGAACTTGTCTTTAGCAATTGTAGACAGTTTAATCCTCCTGGCACGTCACCCACCATCATCGTGGCCGTCGTAGAGAAGGTATTTCGGAAGGAATGGCCAAAAGCGATGGAACGCAAATTGTCCTGGACAGAGAAACGGGGTCTACAAGGAGTCTTGAACACACTTAGCAAAGATCCAAT GTGTTGGATCTTCCAAAACCCTGTCGATCCTATCGCTCTGGGTATTCCAACTTACTTTGATGTTATTCCGAAGAAAGATGCACGCGATCTCAAGACTATCCGGCAAAAACTTGACACTGACAAATACGACAGCGTCGAAGCGTTTGAAGCCGATGTTGAGCTCATGTTCCATAATGCCATCAAATTCAATGGCATAGATTCAGAAGTCGGGGTTATTACTGTTTCATTGCGAGAGCAATTCCGGACATTGGTGGCAGGATGGAAATCGGGACCATCCAAAAAACGTAAAGAGGGGGACCATGGGACGCCGCAACCGGTTGCAAAGAAACTGAAGACGGGATGA